A genome region from Haloarcula sp. H-GB4 includes the following:
- a CDS encoding helicase-related protein codes for MSQQKPGSRHNTDGPPSDDERIARHLRKRVLERVRGDIDERIHRDFPSDRFFAGALAPGSEDQLDDPDDDLQSKMEPSGLGATVRVNSGAEDDELVLGVTASVWVRVNPTYEEMVNRDSFVALGDRDDDDEGDQLLPVFERIELDVPEIRIPASAIQTQTRETPEVVRKRATDAFEAAFEDAREIARANYDLYAETEDDDTVPTAALEDEQSFRGYLAERAADGSISLPDWRADLNLSVMPDRENSDDSMIVDLEIANSAIQSREDAIYTIRDPTLFEVGMDLTTTGGLQFVPFTFDPLPEDFRYNRDLWGHGRNCTVTAPDRDDQHVDEKGRPPGRRAPAANPTATHLETQFIPEYRQLVYESADREVNARFETLAALQDGGLDVLDAVATEMREYLTEEYDDALEQYRQRDDWDDDPEDGDLADFNDDRAAFEREIIRFERGVRCLRQHPETVGRAFELMNESMDRMHEFPGWRLFQLVFIVMQVPDIASREHDGWEEVEWRDGDTEDLAEDADSALDIVDVLWFPTGGGKTEAFLGVAVWSMFFDRIRGKDFGVAAWTRFPLRLLSLQQLQRMSETVMFADLVRREQEDIGSRPSRPFSVGYLVGKANTPNALTGYDNNNYQKYQGPSGEALREDAKVVPSCPACGAKVKMRVSTAEDDGDNHRLAHYCTGNSFDCPWQKRPQDINEPYAEDELPVHVVDNELYRYAPTILAGTIDKITAIGYQRKVAHLITGKMDCECPMHGFASLGECTEKYGCDIDGDEFSNLATPIEPYDPAPEIMVPDELHLLEESMGSFDGHYETGIDALQDFADAGQTKIIAPTATITGFEDQVHNLFLRPAERFPSPGPYLRENFYAQEQAETQRYYIGLVPHGKTHINSIIDLLFYYHQEIQDLFRSALNDPTQILTGATLEGTETDAPLEADSIDEVLSLLTYYSTSITYLLSKKDGDRLDQSIVSQLNTYLRKDGRPPLAAERMTGGTGFETIMEVLDTIEEPWDEEADTKILDELVDRGVLDADIGDDVLELRETLEQSLSGENPRVDSTQFDGERARASEDVREGLAWLLASRLNTITATSMIAHGVDVSRFNMMTFFGMPRGTAEYIQASSRAGRSKPGLVFNVAHPIRERDLSHYHFFEKYHAFLDRLVEPVPINRWAKNSVKQTHPGLFMGLLLNHYMYQDDVGMLYFGDNAEEFIDSVNESTLTQQLREMYGDVDDHEEFMGNVEELTREAISQLRLDDSQWTSERIKRSPMRSLRDVDDQLSIRSEYSFREIFETLDNR; via the coding sequence CTGGGTGCGAGTGAACCCAACATACGAGGAGATGGTCAACCGTGACTCCTTCGTGGCTCTGGGCGACCGGGATGACGACGACGAGGGCGACCAGCTCCTGCCGGTGTTCGAACGAATCGAGCTGGACGTTCCTGAGATACGGATTCCGGCCAGTGCGATCCAGACACAGACCCGAGAGACGCCAGAAGTTGTTCGCAAACGAGCCACAGACGCCTTCGAGGCCGCGTTCGAAGACGCCCGGGAGATTGCCCGGGCGAACTACGACCTGTATGCTGAGACGGAGGATGATGACACCGTCCCTACGGCCGCACTTGAGGACGAACAGAGTTTCCGGGGCTATCTTGCCGAGCGGGCTGCCGACGGTTCCATCTCGCTGCCGGACTGGCGAGCGGATCTGAATCTGTCAGTGATGCCCGATCGCGAGAACAGCGATGACAGCATGATCGTGGACCTTGAAATCGCCAATTCGGCGATTCAGTCGCGTGAAGACGCGATCTATACAATTCGTGACCCAACGCTATTCGAGGTTGGAATGGATCTCACGACGACTGGTGGGCTGCAGTTCGTCCCGTTCACCTTCGACCCGCTGCCGGAAGATTTCCGCTACAACCGCGATCTCTGGGGTCACGGACGAAACTGTACCGTGACCGCACCGGACAGGGATGACCAGCATGTTGACGAAAAGGGTCGGCCACCAGGTCGTCGGGCACCGGCTGCAAACCCGACTGCAACGCACTTAGAAACGCAGTTCATCCCCGAGTACCGCCAGCTGGTCTATGAATCTGCGGACCGGGAGGTGAATGCTCGCTTCGAGACGCTTGCTGCCTTGCAGGATGGGGGCCTCGACGTTCTCGACGCTGTCGCCACAGAGATGCGTGAGTACCTCACCGAAGAGTACGACGATGCGCTGGAGCAGTACCGCCAGCGTGACGACTGGGACGATGACCCGGAGGACGGTGACTTGGCTGATTTCAACGACGACCGTGCCGCCTTCGAGCGAGAGATCATCCGGTTCGAGCGTGGTGTCCGGTGTCTCCGCCAGCATCCAGAGACCGTGGGGCGTGCGTTCGAGCTGATGAACGAGTCGATGGACCGGATGCACGAGTTCCCCGGCTGGCGACTGTTCCAACTCGTCTTCATCGTGATGCAGGTCCCGGATATCGCCAGTCGGGAGCATGACGGCTGGGAGGAAGTCGAATGGCGCGATGGCGATACCGAGGATCTGGCCGAAGACGCGGATTCCGCGCTAGATATCGTCGACGTACTCTGGTTCCCCACGGGCGGTGGCAAGACAGAGGCGTTCCTTGGGGTCGCCGTCTGGAGTATGTTCTTCGACCGCATCCGCGGGAAGGACTTCGGCGTTGCAGCCTGGACGCGGTTCCCGTTGCGTCTGCTATCCCTCCAGCAGCTCCAGCGAATGTCCGAGACGGTGATGTTCGCGGATCTCGTCCGGCGAGAACAGGAGGACATCGGCTCGCGTCCCTCGCGACCGTTCTCTGTCGGATATCTAGTCGGGAAAGCGAACACACCAAACGCACTGACTGGCTACGACAACAACAACTACCAGAAGTATCAGGGCCCCAGCGGTGAGGCCCTTCGCGAGGACGCAAAGGTCGTTCCCAGCTGCCCGGCTTGTGGTGCGAAGGTGAAGATGCGGGTGAGTACTGCTGAAGACGACGGTGACAATCACCGGCTTGCACACTACTGTACAGGGAACTCATTCGACTGTCCTTGGCAGAAGCGGCCACAGGATATCAACGAACCGTACGCCGAGGATGAGCTTCCCGTCCACGTCGTCGATAACGAACTCTACCGTTACGCACCGACGATCCTCGCCGGGACTATCGATAAGATCACCGCTATCGGATATCAGCGAAAGGTAGCCCACCTGATAACGGGCAAGATGGACTGCGAGTGTCCGATGCACGGGTTCGCGAGTCTCGGCGAATGTACGGAAAAATATGGCTGTGACATCGACGGGGACGAGTTCAGTAACCTCGCTACCCCGATCGAACCTTACGACCCGGCCCCGGAAATCATGGTCCCCGACGAACTGCACCTACTCGAGGAGAGTATGGGGAGTTTCGATGGCCACTACGAGACGGGAATTGACGCGTTGCAGGACTTCGCTGATGCGGGCCAGACAAAGATTATCGCTCCGACGGCGACAATCACCGGCTTCGAGGATCAGGTGCATAATCTGTTCCTGCGACCCGCCGAACGTTTCCCGTCACCAGGGCCATATCTGCGGGAGAATTTCTACGCTCAGGAACAGGCCGAAACACAACGATACTATATTGGCCTCGTCCCCCACGGCAAAACCCATATCAACTCGATAATCGATCTCCTGTTCTACTACCATCAGGAGATACAGGATCTGTTCCGGTCGGCACTGAACGATCCGACACAGATACTGACAGGTGCAACACTGGAAGGGACGGAGACGGATGCTCCGCTTGAGGCCGACAGTATCGATGAGGTGCTCTCGTTGCTCACGTACTACAGCACGAGCATCACGTATCTGCTCTCGAAGAAAGACGGCGACCGGCTCGACCAGTCGATCGTCTCACAGCTCAATACGTATCTTCGCAAAGACGGCCGCCCACCATTGGCTGCCGAACGGATGACGGGCGGAACCGGGTTCGAGACGATCATGGAGGTCCTAGACACCATCGAGGAGCCATGGGACGAGGAGGCCGACACCAAGATCCTTGATGAACTCGTCGACCGCGGCGTCCTTGATGCGGATATCGGTGACGATGTTCTGGAGCTGCGTGAAACGCTAGAGCAGAGCCTCAGTGGGGAGAACCCACGGGTCGACAGTACACAGTTCGACGGCGAGCGTGCACGGGCCAGCGAGGACGTTCGAGAGGGACTGGCCTGGCTGCTGGCCAGTCGCCTCAACACGATCACGGCCACGAGCATGATCGCCCACGGTGTGGACGTCAGCCGGTTCAACATGATGACGTTCTTCGGAATGCCACGGGGAACGGCCGAATATATCCAAGCCAGCTCGCGTGCGGGTCGATCGAAACCGGGGCTGGTGTTCAATGTCGCTCATCCGATCCGCGAGCGTGACCTGAGTCACTACCACTTCTTCGAGAAGTACCATGCTTTCCTTGACCGACTCGTCGAACCAGTGCCGATCAACCGGTGGGCGAAAAACAGCGTCAAGCAGACGCATCCAGGACTGTTCATGGGACTGCTACTCAACCATTACATGTACCAAGATGATGTCGGGATGCTGTACTTCGGCGATAACGCCGAGGAATTCATCGACTCGGTTAACGAGTCGACCCTGACACAGCAGCTCAGAGAGATGTATGGTGATGTCGACGATCACGAGGAGTTCATGGGCAATGTAGAAGAGCTGACACGCGAGGCGATCTCGCAACTCCGGCTCGACGACTCCCAGTGGACAAGCGAGCGAATCAAACGTTCGCCAATGCGGAGTCTGCGCGACGTTGATGACCAGCTGAGTATCCGCTCGGAGTACTCCTTCCGGGAGATATTCGAGACGCTTGACAACAGGTGA
- a CDS encoding phospholipase D-like domain-containing protein: MSENTAGPDRALAIADIAEHDLSILDEVEGHLLVAAGRSESISPAAVGRETSLSRNAASDLFRQLNRTDAIHRDSHATPVVESDYTVNPTALRESLAAARTAIQVVASYRDRQPATDAKPLVTFPDDPSFTDITPAAFGMDGLMSTLASEVKQSEQRICLLSPFFERGGFDRLADVLLNALDRDVEVTIVTRYLQDTDSHNYAVISDFVQRARERGLASDLTTVDYTVWDDDVPAADRRQDGENPKFTLHAKVMSFDTRAVYVGSANMTDYGFGRYLELGVLLGRKETRQFVDLCDFLLESDAATAVRL; this comes from the coding sequence ATGTCTGAGAACACAGCTGGCCCGGATCGTGCGCTCGCAATTGCAGATATTGCTGAGCACGATCTATCGATACTTGATGAAGTAGAGGGGCATCTACTAGTTGCTGCAGGTCGATCAGAATCCATTTCACCAGCAGCTGTCGGGCGTGAAACATCACTCTCCCGAAACGCGGCAAGCGATCTGTTTCGACAGCTAAACAGGACGGATGCGATTCATCGTGACTCTCACGCCACACCGGTCGTCGAGAGTGACTACACGGTTAACCCCACTGCCCTTCGAGAGTCACTTGCCGCTGCACGGACTGCAATACAGGTAGTAGCCTCCTACCGTGACAGACAGCCAGCGACAGATGCGAAACCCTTGGTGACGTTCCCAGATGATCCGTCGTTTACTGATATCACGCCTGCAGCATTCGGCATGGACGGTCTCATGTCGACGCTGGCAAGCGAGGTCAAACAGAGTGAACAGCGGATCTGTCTGCTGTCTCCGTTCTTCGAGCGAGGCGGGTTCGATCGCCTCGCCGATGTTCTCCTCAATGCACTTGACCGAGACGTCGAGGTGACAATCGTGACGCGGTATCTCCAAGATACAGATTCACACAACTATGCCGTAATTAGTGATTTCGTTCAGCGGGCTCGTGAGCGGGGTTTAGCCAGTGATCTCACGACCGTTGATTACACAGTCTGGGATGACGATGTGCCAGCAGCTGATCGTCGACAGGACGGTGAGAATCCGAAATTTACCCTTCACGCGAAGGTGATGTCATTTGATACCCGTGCAGTGTATGTCGGGAGTGCTAACATGACCGACTATGGATTTGGACGGTATCTTGAACTCGGTGTGCTTCTCGGGCGGAAAGAAACTAGGCAATTCGTCGATCTCTGTGACTTCTTGCTGGAGTCGGATGCAGCCACTGCTGTCAGATTGTGA